One Dreissena polymorpha isolate Duluth1 chromosome 9, UMN_Dpol_1.0, whole genome shotgun sequence genomic window carries:
- the LOC127843631 gene encoding cyclic nucleotide-binding domain-containing protein 1-like, translating into MALETRKDLSLRRWNSANARNYPTTLPKLDRPPAVDYEKLRELCGIEGLKDIQNGIEVSSEDAHRTFMDNYKAIFVQKPKKLGFPIHSEQREQYKSSVLSLTQNATGKTSTEQLEKKVYKKEWPIDKITHDVRDYLPLLHKQRKIEDPELIRQENLKTLRRISRKLPFQRTASDNEKLFNILRTFSFFKQNIPENVLKELCVVAVHETWKDPEFTIFGNTGLHMVLHGTVVPLTDPYLNDDEGASLRSPTPLLSNTQIKITPGQCFGTLIRVEGREVSSKVYSVVTEESNCEFLKIPAKDYSRVIEQIKQREHTEKLNLLLSCGQYKLWPRQPLLQVAELIEWINYPPNTVIVSEGYMSPFIGFIKDGECHILRQVEVMHTLPNGKREKRTKQVVMGRLGPSESFAELSVLMHEQITCSVVTATKMALGVIRPEKIKDLDETTIQLFKQSSNRTFGELTKDEIQDEYMRQELKREWNEFKHGVLLDVINSKGIRPGYGKWSK; encoded by the exons ATGGCGTTGGAGACAAGAAAAGATCTCTCATTGAGGAGATGGAATAGTGCAAACGCTAGGAATTATCCAACGACCC TTCCAAAATTAGATAGGCCACCAGCTGTAGATTATGAGAAACTCAGAGAGTTGTGTGGAATAGAAGGACTTAAGGATATTCA GAATGGAATTGAAGTTTCATCTGAAGATGCCCATAGAACATTTATGGACAATTATAAAGCGATATTTGTACAGAAACCAAAGAAACTCGGGTTTCCCATTCACTCAGAACAAAG AGAACAGTACAAATCTTCAGTCCTTAGTCTTACACAAAATGCTACAG GTAAAACAAGCACAGAACAGCTAGAGAAGAAAGTCTATAAAAAAGAATGGCCCATCGATAAAATAACACATGACGTTCGGGATTACCTCCCCCTGCTACATAAGCAGAGGAAGATAGAAGATCCTGAGCTTATACGACAAGAAAATCTAAAGACACTAAGAAGAATATCTAGAAAATT GCCATTCCAGCGGACTGCGTCCGACAATGAGAAGCTGTTCAACATTCTGAGAACATTCTCGTTCTTCAAGCAGAACATTCCAGAAAATGTCCTCAAGGAACTTTGTGTGGTTgctgtccatgaaacgtggaagGACCCAGAGTTTACAA TATTTGGCAACACTGGGTTACACATGGTCCTACACGGGACAGTGGTCCCTCTTACAGACCCCTATCTAAATGACGATGAAGGGGCCAGCTTACGATCCCCAACACCCCTGCTATCAAACACACAGATCAAG ATCACTCCTGGGCAGTGCTTTGGAACTCTCATTAGAGTCGAGGGAAGAGAAGTCAGTTCCAA aGTATACAGTGTTGTCACTGAAGAAAGCAACTGTGAATTTTTAAAAATCCCTGCTAAGGATTATTCAAGAGTCATTGAG CAAATCAAGCAGCGAGAGCACACCGAGAAGTTGAATCTGCTGCTCTCCTGCGGCCAGTACAAGCTGTGGCCACGACAACCACTTCTGCAGGTCGCGGAACTGATAGAGTGGATCAACTACCCCCCTAACACCG TTATTGTGAGTGAGGGTTACATGTCACCATTTATCGGGTTTATCAAAGACGGGGAGTGTCACATTCTGCGACAGGTGGAGGTTATGCACACACTGCCCAATGGAAAACGG GAAAAGAGAACCAAGCAGGTGGTGATGGGGAGGCTGGGCCCATCAGAGTCGTTTGCGGAGCTCAGTGTGCTCATGCATGAGCAGATCACATGCTCCGTTGTCACAGCAACCAAAATGGCCCTCGGAGTTATAAGGCCAGAGAAAATAAAAG ACTTGGATGAAACTACCATTCAGCTGTTCAAACAGTCTAGTAACAGAACATTTGGCGAGCTTACAAAG GACGAGATTCAAGATGAGTACATGAGACAGGAGCTGAAGCGGGAATGGAACGAATTCAAACACGGAGTGCTTCTGGACGTGATCAACTCCAAAGGAATACGACCCGGATACGGAAAGTGGTCTAAGTGA